A genomic segment from Bacillus cereus G9842 encodes:
- a CDS encoding valine--tRNA ligase, whose protein sequence is MSNTEKNLPTKYDHMSVEEGLYQWWLEGKYFEATGDEKKQPYTIVIPPPNVTGKLHLGHAWDTTLQDILTRTKRMQGYDVLWLPGMDHAGIATQAKVEGKLREEGISRYDLGREKFLEKAWEWKEEYASHIRQQWGKVGLGLDYSRERFTLDKGLSDAVNKVFVQLYEKGLIYRGEYIINWDPATRTALSDIEVIHKEVQGAFYHMNYPLTDGSGHIRLATTRPETMLGDTAVAVHPEDDRYKHLIGKTVTLPIVGREIPIIADEYVEKDFGTGVVKITPAHDPNDFEVGNRHDLPRILVMNEDGSMNEKAGKYNGMDRFECRKALVKDLQEAGVLVEIEPHMHSVGHSERSGAVVEPYLSTQWFVKMAPLAEKAVALQQKEEEKVTFVPERFENTYLRWMENIHDWCISRQLWWGHRIPAWYHKETGEVYVGTEAPADIENWNQDNDVLDTWFSSALWPFSTLGWPDEDSADFKRYYSTDALVTGYDIIFFWVSRMIFQGLEFTGERPFKDVLIHGLVRDEQGRKMSKSLGNGIDPMDVIEKYGADAMRYFLSTGSAPGQDLRFSMEKVESTWNFINKIWNASRFVLMNMDDMKYEEIDLTGEKSVADKWILTRLNETIESVTRNMDKYEFGEAGRSLYNFIWDDFCDWYIEMAKLPLYGEDEAAKKTTRSILAYVLDQTMRLLHPFMPFVTEKIWQHLPHEGESITVAAWPTVREDLQDTEAAAEMHLLVDIIRSVRNIRAEVNTPMSKKVQMQIKAKDEAVLAQLTKNSSYIERFCNPSELTIQTDLQAPEKAMTAIVSGAELFLPLADLINLDEERARLEKELEKFDKEVERVQKKLSNQGFVAKAPAAVIEGERAKEQDYLEKREAVRQRLVDLEK, encoded by the coding sequence ATGTCAAACACGGAAAAGAATTTACCAACTAAATATGATCATATGTCCGTTGAAGAAGGCCTTTATCAATGGTGGCTTGAAGGCAAATATTTTGAAGCAACAGGAGACGAGAAGAAACAACCGTATACAATTGTAATTCCACCTCCGAACGTAACTGGTAAGTTACACTTAGGTCATGCTTGGGATACAACTCTTCAAGATATTTTAACTCGTACGAAGCGTATGCAAGGATACGATGTACTATGGCTTCCAGGAATGGACCATGCTGGTATCGCAACACAAGCGAAAGTAGAAGGAAAACTTCGTGAAGAAGGTATTTCACGTTACGATCTTGGCCGTGAAAAATTCCTTGAAAAAGCTTGGGAGTGGAAAGAAGAGTACGCTTCTCACATTCGTCAACAATGGGGGAAAGTTGGTTTAGGACTAGACTATTCTCGTGAACGCTTCACATTAGACAAAGGTTTATCAGATGCGGTTAATAAAGTATTCGTTCAATTATACGAAAAAGGCTTAATTTACCGTGGTGAATATATCATCAACTGGGATCCAGCAACACGCACAGCTCTTTCTGATATTGAAGTAATTCATAAAGAAGTTCAAGGTGCATTCTACCATATGAACTATCCGTTAACAGATGGTTCTGGCCACATTCGTCTTGCGACAACTCGTCCAGAAACGATGCTTGGTGATACAGCAGTAGCAGTTCATCCAGAAGACGATCGTTACAAACATTTAATCGGAAAAACAGTTACACTTCCAATTGTAGGCCGTGAGATTCCGATTATTGCTGATGAGTACGTAGAAAAAGACTTCGGAACAGGTGTTGTAAAAATTACACCAGCTCATGACCCGAATGATTTTGAAGTAGGTAACCGTCATGACTTACCACGCATCTTAGTAATGAATGAAGATGGATCGATGAACGAAAAAGCTGGTAAGTATAACGGTATGGATCGTTTCGAATGCCGTAAAGCATTAGTGAAAGACTTACAAGAGGCTGGCGTATTAGTAGAAATCGAGCCTCATATGCATTCAGTAGGTCATAGTGAGCGTAGCGGTGCAGTAGTTGAGCCTTACTTATCAACACAATGGTTCGTAAAAATGGCTCCACTTGCAGAAAAAGCAGTAGCACTTCAACAAAAAGAAGAAGAAAAAGTAACGTTCGTACCAGAGCGTTTTGAAAACACATACTTACGCTGGATGGAAAACATTCATGACTGGTGTATTTCTCGTCAATTATGGTGGGGACACCGTATTCCAGCTTGGTATCATAAAGAAACTGGTGAGGTATACGTAGGTACAGAAGCACCAGCAGATATTGAAAACTGGAATCAAGATAATGACGTACTGGATACATGGTTCAGTTCAGCGCTATGGCCGTTCTCAACACTTGGTTGGCCGGATGAAGATTCAGCAGACTTTAAGCGCTACTATTCAACAGATGCATTAGTAACTGGTTATGACATCATCTTCTTCTGGGTATCTCGTATGATTTTCCAAGGTTTAGAGTTTACAGGCGAGCGTCCATTTAAAGATGTATTAATTCACGGTTTAGTTCGTGATGAGCAAGGTCGTAAGATGAGTAAATCTCTTGGTAACGGTATTGACCCAATGGATGTTATCGAGAAGTACGGTGCAGATGCAATGCGCTATTTCTTATCAACAGGAAGTGCACCAGGTCAAGATTTACGCTTCAGCATGGAGAAAGTAGAATCTACTTGGAACTTCATTAATAAAATTTGGAATGCATCACGCTTCGTATTAATGAACATGGATGATATGAAGTATGAAGAAATCGATTTAACTGGTGAAAAATCAGTTGCAGATAAGTGGATCTTAACTCGCTTAAACGAAACAATCGAAAGTGTAACACGTAACATGGATAAATATGAGTTCGGTGAAGCTGGACGTTCATTATACAACTTCATTTGGGACGATTTCTGTGACTGGTACATTGAAATGGCGAAGCTTCCACTATACGGTGAAGATGAAGCAGCTAAGAAAACAACTCGTTCTATTTTAGCTTACGTATTAGACCAAACAATGCGTCTATTACATCCATTCATGCCATTCGTAACAGAAAAAATTTGGCAACATTTACCACATGAAGGCGAATCTATTACAGTAGCTGCGTGGCCAACAGTTCGCGAGGATTTACAAGATACGGAAGCTGCGGCAGAAATGCACCTTCTAGTTGATATCATTCGCTCTGTTCGTAACATCCGTGCAGAAGTAAATACGCCAATGAGCAAAAAAGTTCAAATGCAAATTAAAGCAAAAGATGAGGCTGTACTTGCTCAACTTACGAAAAACAGCTCTTACATTGAGCGTTTCTGTAATCCAAGCGAATTAACAATTCAAACGGATTTACAAGCGCCAGAAAAAGCAATGACTGCAATCGTATCAGGTGCAGAGTTATTCTTACCATTAGCTGATCTTATCAATCTTGATGAAGAGAGAGCTCGTCTTGAGAAAGAACTTGAGAAGTTCGATAAAGAAGTAGAACGTGTACAGAAGAAACTTTCTAACCAAGGTTTCGTAGCGAAAGCTCCTGCGGCAGTTATTGAAGGAGAGCGTGCGAAAGAGCAAGATTACCTAGAAAAACGCGAAGCAGTTCGTCAACGTCTAGTAGATCTTGAAAAGTAA
- the hemL gene encoding glutamate-1-semialdehyde 2,1-aminomutase — MKKFDKSIAAFEEAQDLMPGGVNSPVRAFKSVGMNPLFMERGKGSKVYDIDGNEYIDYVLSWGPLIHGHANDRVVEALKSVAERGTSFGAPTEIENKLAKLVIERVPSIEIVRMVNSGTEATMSALRLARGYTGRNKILKFIGCYHGHGDSLLIKAGSGVATLGLPDSPGVPEGVAKNTITVAYNDLESVKYAFEQFGDDIACVIVEPVAGNMGVVPPQPGFLEGLREVTEQNGALLIFDEVMTGFRVAYNCGQGYYGVTPDLTCLGKVIGGGLPVGAYGGKAEIMRQIAPSGPIYQAGTLSGNPLAMAAGYETLVQLTPESYVEFERKAEMLEAGLRKAAEKHGIPHHINRAGSMIGIFFTDEPVINYDAAKSSNLEFFAAYYREMVEQGVFLPPSQFEGLFLSTAHSDADIEATIAAAEIAMSKLK; from the coding sequence ATGAAAAAGTTTGATAAGTCAATTGCAGCGTTTGAAGAGGCGCAAGATTTAATGCCTGGTGGCGTAAATAGCCCAGTTCGTGCCTTTAAGTCTGTTGGGATGAATCCGTTGTTTATGGAGCGTGGTAAAGGCTCTAAAGTATATGATATTGATGGAAATGAATACATCGACTACGTATTATCATGGGGGCCTTTAATTCATGGGCATGCAAATGATCGTGTTGTTGAAGCGTTAAAATCTGTTGCTGAAAGAGGTACAAGCTTCGGTGCACCGACAGAAATCGAAAATAAATTAGCGAAACTTGTTATTGAGCGTGTACCATCGATTGAAATTGTCCGCATGGTTAACTCTGGAACAGAAGCGACAATGAGTGCACTACGTTTAGCTCGTGGTTATACAGGCCGTAATAAAATCTTGAAATTCATCGGTTGTTACCACGGTCATGGTGATTCGTTATTAATTAAAGCTGGTTCTGGTGTGGCGACTCTAGGTTTACCAGATAGCCCTGGCGTACCAGAAGGTGTAGCGAAAAATACGATTACAGTAGCTTATAATGATTTAGAAAGTGTGAAATACGCTTTTGAACAATTCGGTGATGATATTGCTTGTGTAATTGTAGAACCAGTGGCAGGGAATATGGGTGTTGTTCCTCCGCAACCAGGATTTTTAGAGGGACTTCGTGAAGTAACAGAACAAAACGGTGCACTGCTTATTTTTGATGAAGTAATGACAGGATTCCGTGTTGCTTATAACTGTGGACAAGGTTACTACGGTGTAACACCTGATTTAACTTGTTTAGGTAAAGTAATCGGTGGTGGCTTACCAGTAGGAGCGTACGGTGGTAAAGCAGAAATTATGCGCCAAATTGCGCCAAGCGGACCGATTTATCAAGCTGGTACTTTATCAGGTAACCCACTTGCAATGGCAGCAGGTTATGAAACGTTAGTACAGTTAACGCCAGAATCGTATGTAGAATTTGAGCGTAAAGCTGAAATGTTAGAAGCTGGATTACGTAAAGCAGCTGAAAAACATGGCATTCCACATCATATTAATCGTGCAGGTTCTATGATTGGTATTTTCTTTACAGATGAGCCCGTTATTAATTACGATGCAGCAAAATCTTCAAACTTAGAGTTCTTTGCGGCTTACTATCGTGAAATGGTAGAACAAGGTGTATTCTTGCCACCATCTCAATTCGAAGGTTTATTCTTATCGACAGCACATAGTGACGCAGATATTGAGGCGACAATTGCAGCGGCTGAAATTGCAATGTCAAAATTAAAATAA
- a CDS encoding bifunctional folylpolyglutamate synthase/dihydrofolate synthase, translating into MIHTYEEAIGWIHSRLKFGIKPGLERMRWMLEELGNPERHIKCVHLAGTNGKGSTLTYMRYMLEGAKYKVGTFTSPYIETFNERISVNGTPIADEEITELVKMVKQVVEKLDETDLGEATEFEIITVMAICYFGKVNFCDVVLFETGLGGRFDSTNVIHPVLTIITNIGHDHMHILGNTLGEIAYEKAGIIKSGVPVITGVQDEEALEVIQNVAKENHANLYELDKHFTALHKQSKEDGEEFDFTCPFAAFEDLQISMKGIHQVGNAALALMAVMYVKTYLSFLIEEEEIRTGLREAYWIGRFEKLQSNPDIIIDGAHNPEGIESLVKTVEAHYKDKNVIVLFTALGDKQLHNMVGQLETIADEIIFTTFAFDRAISADKLASYSQKESKLVFENWKEAIDTKVEMIGENDVFIITGSLYFISEVRKYIREKN; encoded by the coding sequence GTGATACATACATACGAAGAAGCGATAGGGTGGATTCATAGCCGATTGAAATTTGGAATTAAGCCAGGATTAGAAAGAATGAGATGGATGCTAGAAGAACTCGGAAATCCAGAGCGTCATATAAAATGTGTTCATCTTGCTGGTACAAATGGAAAAGGTTCAACGTTAACATATATGCGCTACATGTTAGAAGGCGCGAAATATAAGGTAGGAACGTTCACCTCTCCTTATATCGAAACATTTAATGAACGCATTAGTGTGAATGGGACACCAATTGCAGATGAAGAGATTACTGAACTTGTAAAGATGGTAAAACAAGTCGTGGAAAAACTAGATGAGACGGATTTAGGGGAAGCGACGGAGTTTGAAATTATTACTGTTATGGCAATTTGTTATTTCGGTAAAGTCAATTTCTGTGATGTTGTTTTATTTGAAACAGGGCTTGGTGGACGTTTTGATTCTACTAATGTTATACACCCTGTTCTCACGATTATTACGAATATCGGTCACGATCATATGCATATTTTAGGGAATACACTAGGAGAAATTGCATATGAAAAGGCGGGGATTATTAAATCTGGTGTGCCGGTAATTACTGGTGTGCAGGACGAAGAAGCTTTGGAAGTCATTCAAAATGTTGCAAAGGAAAACCATGCAAACCTATACGAACTTGACAAGCATTTTACAGCGTTACATAAGCAGTCTAAAGAAGATGGGGAAGAGTTTGATTTTACTTGTCCTTTTGCCGCATTTGAAGATTTGCAAATCTCAATGAAAGGCATTCATCAAGTAGGAAATGCAGCGCTAGCACTTATGGCAGTCATGTATGTAAAAACATATCTATCATTTTTAATTGAGGAAGAGGAAATAAGAACGGGATTACGGGAAGCGTATTGGATTGGGCGCTTTGAAAAGCTGCAAAGTAACCCGGATATTATTATAGATGGTGCCCATAATCCAGAAGGTATTGAAAGCCTTGTGAAAACAGTAGAAGCGCATTACAAAGATAAAAATGTAATAGTTTTATTTACTGCCCTTGGTGATAAACAATTGCATAACATGGTAGGCCAATTAGAAACCATTGCAGATGAAATTATTTTTACAACATTCGCCTTTGATCGTGCTATCTCTGCTGATAAACTTGCATCATATTCACAAAAAGAATCAAAATTAGTTTTTGAAAATTGGAAAGAGGCAATTGATACAAAAGTTGAAATGATAGGAGAAAATGATGTTTTCATCATAACAGGTTCTCTTTATTTCATTTCTGAAGTTCGAAAATATATTCGCGAGAAAAACTAG
- the spoVID gene encoding stage VI sporulation protein D, which yields MAADHSLRFSLKESVWFQKGQEVDELLSISLDPDVEIEELDHEVIVRGQLDLTGEYVARQDDSAYSLRELSPAKSIDYVETREDGVNELVHSFPLEISIPRNRVKVIEELYVSIEEFDYELKENGCLQLLADISITGLCDEERSEDEEETVYADLEEDSAQEDENRPAPHVEEPTYKESDEWEDYAFEPFQLEERKEQELEEEKIEEHEFVEREEEQETTPQFELFGRKDFKKEKAKKQEEQEEEYSQRDENALYLTKLFTKEPEEEFTKLRMYFVQEGDTIESIADRYETSVQNLYRVNQTEDIFLNMGQIIYIPVSRVKAK from the coding sequence GTGGCTGCAGATCATTCGTTACGATTTTCATTAAAAGAATCTGTTTGGTTCCAAAAGGGACAGGAAGTCGATGAACTTTTGTCAATTTCGTTAGATCCAGACGTTGAGATAGAAGAGCTTGATCATGAAGTAATCGTGAGAGGGCAATTAGATTTAACGGGAGAGTATGTTGCAAGGCAAGATGATTCGGCGTATTCACTAAGAGAACTATCGCCAGCAAAGTCAATTGATTATGTAGAAACAAGGGAAGATGGGGTTAATGAACTTGTTCATTCCTTTCCGCTTGAAATATCAATTCCGAGAAATCGCGTGAAAGTAATTGAAGAACTATATGTATCAATTGAGGAATTTGATTATGAATTAAAGGAAAATGGTTGCTTACAATTATTAGCGGATATATCTATTACTGGTTTATGTGATGAAGAGAGAAGCGAGGATGAAGAAGAAACGGTGTATGCTGATTTAGAAGAAGATTCAGCGCAAGAGGATGAGAATAGACCGGCGCCCCATGTAGAAGAACCAACATACAAGGAATCAGATGAGTGGGAAGATTACGCATTTGAACCGTTCCAATTAGAGGAAAGAAAAGAGCAGGAATTAGAAGAAGAGAAAATAGAAGAACATGAATTTGTGGAACGTGAAGAGGAGCAAGAAACAACGCCGCAATTTGAATTGTTCGGACGAAAAGATTTCAAGAAAGAAAAAGCGAAAAAGCAGGAAGAACAAGAAGAAGAGTACTCACAGCGAGATGAAAATGCGCTTTATTTAACAAAACTATTTACGAAAGAACCGGAAGAGGAATTTACAAAGTTAAGAATGTATTTCGTACAAGAAGGGGATACAATTGAATCTATTGCAGACCGTTATGAAACATCGGTACAAAATTTGTACCGTGTCAATCAAACAGAAGATATATTTTTAAATATGGGGCAAATTATTTATATTCCCGTTTCAAGAGTAAAGGCGAAATAA
- the ysxE gene encoding spore coat protein YsxE, which translates to MDIELRNHYEPIVRQYRLDTQHMEEHGNVMKIYTNQGPYALKKIEGRKLERNNFLHHIQYLKEKGFSNYVPIYHATDGNYILSDGTYNYYLMPWLERAEGNGEDNDQYHKMFQTLGTLHQKTVKEETYTEEDLEKHYTTISNRWENDGEMLEEFLVESESKWYMSPLELQYCTYYHHVMRAREFATKQLNEWNDAMKEKDKTRITFVHGNVSLNHFLFDYERNGYFISLEKSKFATPVQDIVGFYSRSLNTYPIARSDRFEWFQMYQKNFPFTKEEQLLMFAYMTYPSQFIRQIGSYRKRKDNRNEENELLEVKSLQQSHWLVSNIEYFLSQLQAAQQGNG; encoded by the coding sequence ATGGATATTGAATTGCGAAATCACTATGAACCTATCGTGAGGCAATATAGATTGGATACGCAGCATATGGAAGAGCACGGAAATGTAATGAAAATTTATACGAATCAAGGTCCATATGCACTTAAGAAAATAGAAGGCAGAAAGTTAGAGCGGAATAACTTTCTGCATCATATTCAATATTTGAAGGAGAAAGGTTTTTCAAATTATGTACCTATATACCATGCGACGGATGGAAATTATATTTTAAGTGACGGGACGTATAATTATTATTTAATGCCTTGGTTAGAACGTGCAGAAGGAAATGGTGAGGACAATGATCAATACCATAAAATGTTTCAGACACTCGGAACGTTGCATCAAAAAACTGTGAAGGAAGAAACGTATACGGAAGAAGATTTAGAAAAACATTATACAACTATATCCAATCGCTGGGAAAATGATGGTGAGATGTTAGAAGAGTTTCTCGTAGAATCTGAATCAAAATGGTATATGTCCCCGCTTGAATTGCAATATTGTACGTACTATCATCATGTAATGAGAGCGCGTGAATTTGCAACGAAGCAATTAAATGAGTGGAACGATGCGATGAAAGAAAAAGATAAAACGCGTATTACTTTTGTACATGGTAACGTGTCACTTAATCATTTTTTATTTGACTATGAGCGGAATGGCTATTTTATTAGTTTGGAAAAATCGAAGTTTGCAACGCCTGTGCAAGATATAGTAGGTTTTTATTCACGGTCTTTAAACACATATCCGATCGCAAGAAGTGATCGGTTTGAATGGTTTCAAATGTATCAAAAAAATTTTCCGTTTACGAAAGAAGAGCAACTTCTCATGTTTGCTTATATGACGTACCCATCACAATTTATTCGACAAATCGGTTCGTATAGAAAAAGAAAAGATAATCGCAACGAGGAAAATGAATTGCTGGAAGTAAAGAGTTTGCAACAATCGCATTGGCTCGTTAGCAATATAGAATATTTCCTATCACAATTACAAGCTGCCCAGCAAGGGAACGGGTAA
- a CDS encoding Maf family protein, whose translation MKKIILASGSPRRKELLELASIPFEIVVSEVEETIGAYSSPSDIVMSLALQKASAVAENNSDHIVLGADTIVTYESRILGKPSNEDEAKEMLQLLSGKTHEVYTGVAIISKEKTVTFYERTEVTFWELTEEEIDTYVTSKEPLDKAGSYGIQGKGSIFVQNIQGDYYSVVGLPIARLVRELKQFDIDVTHA comes from the coding sequence ATGAAAAAAATAATTTTAGCTTCAGGATCACCTCGGAGGAAGGAATTGCTTGAGTTAGCTAGCATACCATTTGAAATCGTTGTAAGTGAAGTAGAGGAAACAATTGGTGCATATTCATCGCCTTCTGATATTGTAATGTCGCTTGCCTTGCAAAAAGCATCAGCGGTGGCAGAAAATAATAGTGATCACATTGTGTTAGGTGCAGATACAATTGTTACATATGAGTCGCGTATTCTTGGTAAGCCTTCTAATGAGGATGAGGCGAAAGAGATGTTACAATTACTATCAGGGAAAACACATGAAGTGTATACAGGTGTTGCGATTATATCAAAAGAAAAAACGGTTACTTTTTATGAGCGTACAGAAGTTACGTTTTGGGAGCTAACAGAAGAGGAAATTGATACATACGTCACGTCGAAAGAACCTCTTGATAAAGCCGGTAGTTATGGGATTCAAGGTAAAGGATCTATTTTCGTTCAAAATATTCAAGGGGACTACTATAGTGTAGTTGGCTTACCAATTGCACGTCTCGTTAGGGAATTAAAACAATTTGATATTGATGTAACCCATGCGTAA
- the hemB gene encoding porphobilinogen synthase: MNSLQFNRHRRLRQSGSMRALVRETFLHTEDFIYPIFVLEGENVRNEVPSMPGVYQMSLDLLQAEMQEVVDLGIRSVIVFGLPAEKDEVGSSAYCDHGIVQRAIQQIKGDFPELVVVADTCLCQFTSHGHCGVIEDGIILNDESLAVLAKTAVSQAKAGADIIAPSNMMDGFVTAIRHALDENGFGHVPVMSYAVKYSSAFYGPFRDAAHGAPQFGDRKTYQMDPANRMEAFREAESDVMEGADFLIVKPALSYLDIIRDVKNNFNLPIVAYNVSGEYSMIKAAAQNGWINEKEVVLEKLISMKRAGADLIITYHAKDAAKWLQEGGVK; this comes from the coding sequence ATGAACTCTTTACAATTTAATCGTCATCGTCGTTTAAGACAAAGCGGTAGTATGCGTGCACTTGTGCGTGAAACGTTTTTACATACGGAAGATTTTATTTACCCTATTTTTGTATTAGAAGGTGAAAATGTTCGTAATGAAGTTCCTTCTATGCCAGGCGTATATCAAATGTCTTTAGATTTATTGCAAGCTGAAATGCAAGAAGTTGTTGATTTAGGTATTCGTTCTGTTATTGTATTTGGTTTACCTGCTGAAAAAGATGAAGTTGGATCATCAGCATATTGTGATCATGGAATTGTACAACGTGCTATTCAACAAATTAAAGGCGATTTCCCTGAGCTAGTAGTAGTTGCAGATACATGTTTATGTCAATTTACAAGTCATGGTCATTGCGGTGTAATTGAAGATGGTATTATTTTAAATGACGAGTCTCTTGCAGTTCTTGCGAAAACAGCTGTAAGTCAAGCGAAGGCAGGAGCGGACATTATTGCGCCATCAAACATGATGGACGGCTTCGTAACAGCAATTCGCCATGCATTAGATGAAAATGGTTTTGGACACGTGCCAGTTATGTCGTACGCTGTGAAATATTCATCAGCGTTTTATGGGCCCTTCCGTGATGCTGCGCACGGTGCGCCGCAATTTGGTGACCGTAAAACATATCAAATGGACCCAGCGAACCGTATGGAAGCATTCCGTGAAGCAGAATCAGATGTAATGGAAGGGGCTGATTTCTTAATTGTAAAGCCAGCTCTTTCTTACTTAGATATCATTCGTGATGTGAAAAATAACTTTAATTTACCAATCGTTGCTTACAACGTAAGTGGTGAATATTCAATGATTAAAGCGGCAGCGCAAAATGGTTGGATTAATGAAAAAGAAGTTGTGCTTGAAAAATTAATTAGCATGAAACGTGCAGGAGCAGACTTAATTATTACGTATCATGCGAAAGATGCAGCAAAATGGTTGCAAGAAGGAGGCGTTAAATAA
- the hemD gene encoding uroporphyrinogen-III synthase: MNALAGKTVLITRAQHQAKQMSVAVKEKSGIPLEIPLLHMEGMSHRQIQHIEGQLHSYDWVIFTSRNGVAFFLDSLNKKLPLTIKIAAVGVKTKLELEKRGYQVHFVPTSFVAEAFAEEFLKELSGNERILFPKGNIAREVIPVALREIGVSLDELIVYGTKVNIEKKQELIAALKLGKVDIITFTSPSTVTSFVRLLEGANWREWTKKCTIACIGPITEKEASRYFPSVIVPKEYTVEALLQCVCESIK; this comes from the coding sequence ATGAACGCTCTCGCTGGAAAAACGGTATTGATTACACGTGCCCAGCATCAAGCGAAACAAATGAGTGTAGCAGTGAAAGAAAAGAGCGGAATTCCATTGGAAATTCCGCTTTTGCATATGGAAGGTATGTCTCATAGGCAAATTCAACATATTGAAGGGCAGCTACATTCGTATGACTGGGTTATTTTTACGAGCAGAAATGGTGTAGCTTTTTTTCTAGATAGTTTGAACAAGAAACTACCGCTAACCATTAAAATCGCTGCGGTAGGTGTGAAAACAAAATTAGAGTTAGAAAAAAGGGGCTATCAAGTTCATTTTGTTCCAACTTCATTTGTTGCAGAAGCATTTGCAGAAGAGTTTCTAAAAGAATTAAGTGGAAACGAACGTATTTTATTTCCGAAAGGGAATATAGCAAGAGAGGTAATTCCGGTTGCACTTCGGGAAATTGGTGTTTCTCTAGATGAGCTAATCGTATACGGTACGAAAGTGAATATAGAAAAAAAGCAAGAGCTTATAGCGGCATTGAAGTTAGGGAAAGTAGACATTATTACATTTACGAGCCCTTCAACTGTTACTAGTTTTGTTCGTTTACTTGAGGGTGCAAACTGGAGAGAATGGACAAAAAAATGTACAATTGCTTGTATAGGACCTATTACGGAAAAAGAGGCAAGTCGTTATTTTCCGTCTGTTATTGTGCCGAAAGAGTACACTGTAGAAGCATTACTACAATGTGTTTGTGAATCTATAAAATGA
- the radC gene encoding RadC family protein, with the protein MNGIRDVVREEQPRERLLLEGAGSLSNRELLAVLLRTGSKEETVLKLSDKILHQFDGLRMLKDATLEELISIHGIGISKASQLMAAFELGRRMVRLEYQNRYSIRSPEDCAKYMMEEMRFLQQEHFVCLYLNTKNQVLHRQTIFIGSLNTSIVHPREVFKEAFRRAAASIICLHNHPSGDPTPSREDIEVTKRLVECGQIIGIEVLDHIIIGDHKFVSLKEKGHI; encoded by the coding sequence ATGAACGGTATTCGTGATGTTGTAAGAGAAGAACAGCCACGGGAGCGTTTATTGTTAGAAGGTGCCGGAAGTTTATCAAATCGAGAGCTTCTCGCAGTATTACTCAGAACAGGTTCTAAAGAAGAAACAGTGTTAAAGTTATCAGATAAAATTTTACACCAATTTGATGGCTTACGTATGTTGAAAGATGCAACATTAGAAGAGCTAATTAGTATACATGGTATTGGGATTTCAAAGGCATCGCAACTTATGGCAGCCTTTGAACTAGGCAGAAGAATGGTGCGTTTAGAATATCAAAATAGATATAGTATTCGAAGTCCAGAAGATTGTGCGAAATACATGATGGAAGAAATGCGTTTTTTACAACAAGAGCATTTTGTTTGTTTATATTTAAATACAAAAAATCAAGTTCTACATAGGCAAACGATTTTTATTGGAAGTTTAAACACGTCAATTGTACACCCCAGGGAAGTTTTTAAAGAAGCCTTCCGTCGTGCAGCAGCCTCTATTATATGTCTTCATAACCATCCCTCAGGAGATCCCACGCCGAGCCGTGAAGATATTGAAGTAACAAAACGTTTAGTAGAATGCGGCCAGATTATCGGAATTGAAGTGCTAGATCATATTATAATAGGTGACCATAAATTCGTGAGTTTAAAGGAAAAAGGTCATATTTAA